The following coding sequences lie in one Mycobacterium sp. 050128 genomic window:
- the pdhA gene encoding pyruvate dehydrogenase (acetyl-transferring) E1 component subunit alpha, with product MTDTKLAHELLSDMIRVRRMEEKCAELYSAAKIRGFLHLYVGEEAVAAGSLRALADDDAVVATYREHAHALLRGIPMTSIMAEMFGKQEGCSRGRGGSMHLFDASKRFYGGNAIVAGGLPLAVGIALADTMLQRKRVTACYFGDGAVAEGAFHESLNMAALWNLPVLFCCENNLYAMGTALERAQSQTDLTVKAASYQVPTLAVDGMDVQACHAAAQQGVDHVRDTGGPFFIEFRTYRFRAHSMFDPELYRDKAEVAQWRERDPIRSFTEQCVRDGALTDADVQEIEDAAAAEIEAAVAFAEAGTWEDVADLGRDVLTVECSR from the coding sequence ATGACCGATACAAAGCTGGCCCATGAACTCCTGTCGGACATGATTCGCGTGCGCCGAATGGAAGAGAAGTGCGCGGAGCTCTACAGCGCGGCCAAAATTCGTGGATTTCTGCATCTCTATGTCGGGGAAGAGGCCGTCGCCGCCGGGTCACTGCGCGCACTGGCCGACGACGACGCGGTCGTCGCTACCTACCGCGAGCATGCACACGCACTGCTGCGCGGCATCCCGATGACCTCGATCATGGCCGAGATGTTCGGCAAGCAGGAGGGCTGCTCACGCGGACGCGGAGGGTCGATGCACCTTTTCGATGCGTCCAAGCGGTTCTACGGCGGTAATGCGATCGTCGCCGGTGGACTACCGCTCGCGGTCGGTATCGCTCTGGCCGACACCATGTTGCAGCGGAAGCGGGTAACCGCCTGCTACTTCGGCGACGGCGCGGTGGCCGAGGGCGCATTTCACGAGTCGCTCAACATGGCCGCGCTATGGAACCTGCCGGTGTTGTTCTGTTGCGAGAACAATCTTTACGCCATGGGAACCGCCTTGGAGCGCGCACAGTCGCAGACCGATCTCACCGTCAAGGCGGCGTCGTACCAAGTTCCCACGCTGGCCGTCGACGGCATGGATGTGCAGGCGTGCCACGCGGCCGCCCAGCAGGGTGTCGATCACGTCCGCGACACCGGCGGGCCGTTTTTCATCGAGTTCCGCACCTATCGGTTCCGCGCGCATTCGATGTTCGATCCAGAACTGTATCGGGATAAGGCCGAGGTCGCGCAGTGGCGCGAACGTGACCCGATCCGGTCGTTTACCGAGCAATGCGTGCGCGATGGCGCGCTCACCGACGCCGACGTGCAGGAGATCGAAGATGCCGCCGCGGCCGAGATCGAGGCGGCGGTGGCATTCGCCGAGGCCGGAACGTGGGAAGATGTTGCGGATCTCGGGCGCGACGTGCTGACTGTGGAGTGCTCGCGATGA
- the acsA gene encoding acetate--CoA ligase, whose translation MTADVIRKTPRDHLVEPNLLDYEQARAKFRWADVPNLCGEMGPGGCNIAYAAVDRHAAGPAASRTALRFITDKGRDGAIATRDLSYAELDRLARRFTGVLRALGINKGNRVFTIMGRVPELYITMLGALRNGSVVSPLFSAFGPEPIATRVNIGQADVLVTTKAIYQRKIAKIRESMPSVRHILVVDDEGAGEQIPGTLNFWEWMHAASETTPIEPTTAEDPALLHFTSGTTGTPKGAMHVHGAVAMHYITGLYALDLHSDDIYWCTADPGWVTGTSYGIISPLLHGVTSIVDEAEFDAERWYRILQDQGVSVWYTAPTAIRMLIKAGPEMPAKYHFPRLRFIASVGEPLNPEAVWWGKRVLGLPIHDNWWQTETGGIMIANTPAFDIKPGSMGRPLPGVDAYILRHNDDGTTSVVVEPGVEGELALKPGWPSMFRGYLHAEERYRKSFAGGLYLTGDLAKKDADGYFWFVGRKDDVIKSAGHLIGPFEVESALTDHPAVAEAAVIGKPDPTVGETVKAFVTLKNGMVGDEGLRLELLGHARKRLGAAVAPKEIEFADALPHTSSGKIMRRLLKARELGLPEGDTSTIERQADRRAEGVPS comes from the coding sequence ATGACCGCGGATGTCATTCGTAAAACGCCCCGCGACCACCTTGTCGAGCCCAACTTGTTGGACTACGAGCAGGCACGCGCAAAATTCCGCTGGGCCGACGTTCCCAACCTGTGCGGCGAAATGGGGCCGGGCGGCTGCAACATCGCTTATGCCGCCGTCGACCGACACGCGGCGGGCCCGGCCGCCAGTCGGACGGCGCTGCGCTTCATCACCGACAAAGGCCGGGACGGTGCGATCGCCACCCGAGATCTCAGCTACGCCGAACTCGACCGCCTCGCCAGGCGCTTCACGGGGGTGTTGCGGGCGCTCGGTATCAACAAAGGCAACCGGGTGTTCACGATCATGGGCCGCGTCCCCGAGCTCTACATCACGATGCTTGGTGCACTGCGTAACGGCAGCGTCGTTTCGCCGCTGTTTTCAGCGTTCGGCCCCGAACCGATCGCCACCAGAGTGAATATCGGACAAGCCGATGTGTTGGTCACGACCAAGGCGATTTATCAGCGCAAGATCGCCAAGATTCGCGAAAGTATGCCCTCCGTTCGGCACATCCTCGTAGTCGACGACGAGGGAGCCGGCGAACAAATACCCGGAACGCTCAACTTCTGGGAGTGGATGCATGCCGCCAGCGAAACGACACCGATCGAACCGACGACCGCCGAGGATCCAGCGCTGCTGCACTTCACCAGCGGCACCACCGGGACGCCCAAGGGCGCCATGCACGTGCACGGGGCCGTCGCGATGCACTACATCACCGGTCTGTACGCGCTGGACCTCCATTCCGACGACATCTATTGGTGCACTGCCGATCCCGGTTGGGTCACGGGAACGTCCTACGGCATTATCAGTCCGCTGCTGCATGGCGTCACCTCCATCGTCGACGAAGCGGAGTTCGACGCTGAGCGATGGTATCGAATACTGCAGGATCAGGGCGTCTCGGTGTGGTACACGGCACCGACCGCAATAAGGATGCTGATCAAGGCCGGGCCGGAAATGCCGGCAAAATACCACTTTCCGCGGCTGCGATTCATCGCCAGCGTGGGTGAGCCGCTCAACCCCGAAGCAGTCTGGTGGGGAAAGCGGGTGCTGGGCTTGCCGATTCACGACAACTGGTGGCAAACCGAAACGGGCGGCATCATGATCGCCAACACCCCCGCATTCGACATCAAGCCCGGTTCGATGGGGCGACCGCTGCCGGGTGTGGACGCATACATACTGCGCCACAACGACGATGGTACGACTTCGGTCGTCGTTGAACCGGGGGTCGAGGGCGAACTCGCGCTCAAACCGGGATGGCCGTCGATGTTCCGCGGCTATCTGCACGCCGAAGAGCGATACCGAAAGTCCTTTGCGGGCGGTCTTTACCTGACCGGAGATCTCGCCAAGAAAGACGCCGACGGCTATTTCTGGTTCGTCGGACGCAAAGACGACGTAATCAAGTCCGCGGGACATCTCATCGGTCCGTTCGAGGTTGAAAGCGCGCTCACCGACCACCCGGCGGTTGCCGAGGCCGCTGTCATCGGCAAGCCCGACCCGACAGTCGGTGAAACCGTGAAAGCCTTCGTCACTCTGAAGAATGGCATGGTAGGTGACGAAGGCTTGCGCCTGGAATTGCTCGGCCACGCACGCAAGCGGCTCGGGGCCGCGGTGGCACCCAAAGAGATCGAGTTCGCAGATGCGTTGCCGCACACGAGCAGCGGCAAAATTATGCGTCGCCTGCTCAAGGCTCGCGAACTGGGCCTGCCCGAGGGCGATACCTCGACCATCGAGCGTCAAGCTGACCGCCGCGCCGAGGGAGTGCCGTCATGA
- a CDS encoding Acg family FMN-binding oxidoreductase, with product MAETLADTKVITTAVELACHAPSLHNSQPWHWIAHRNSVDLFVDPEQKVRAADSSGREAIISCGAALDHFRTAMAAGGWATKVDQFPNPSDLDHLATVDFAPVDYVAQSRRDRANAILRRRTNRLPFGPPKHWASFEPVLRSSFNNDLVSLDVLPAEVRPRLAEAARLTEALRRYDDLYHAELRWWTGLAEGSEGIPESALPSESDDRRVDVNRRFPVDPSNERSSAGTYDLAKILMLSTLGDTRVDALNCGEALSAILLECTMAGLATCPVTHVTELEASRDMIRDLATGLAAVPQVLIRVGIEPEGELAPEPTPRKPVHEVLEIRG from the coding sequence ATGGCGGAAACGCTGGCCGATACGAAGGTGATCACGACGGCAGTCGAGCTGGCCTGCCATGCACCCTCGCTGCACAACAGCCAGCCTTGGCACTGGATTGCCCACCGCAACAGTGTCGATCTGTTCGTTGATCCCGAGCAAAAAGTACGTGCAGCCGACAGTTCCGGTCGCGAAGCGATTATCAGCTGCGGCGCTGCGCTCGATCACTTTCGCACTGCGATGGCCGCCGGCGGGTGGGCGACGAAGGTCGATCAGTTCCCCAACCCGAGCGATCTCGACCACTTGGCAACCGTCGATTTTGCGCCGGTCGACTACGTAGCACAGTCGCGGCGTGACCGCGCGAACGCGATACTGCGTCGCCGGACCAACCGATTACCGTTTGGTCCGCCCAAGCACTGGGCGTCGTTCGAGCCCGTGCTGCGCAGCTCGTTCAACAATGACTTGGTCAGTCTGGACGTACTGCCCGCGGAGGTGCGACCGCGCCTCGCCGAGGCGGCCCGACTCACCGAAGCCTTACGTCGTTATGACGACCTGTATCACGCCGAGTTGCGTTGGTGGACAGGGCTGGCGGAAGGATCGGAAGGAATACCGGAAAGTGCGCTGCCGTCGGAGTCCGACGATCGGAGGGTCGACGTGAACCGCCGGTTCCCGGTTGATCCGTCGAACGAGCGGAGCTCAGCGGGCACTTACGACCTAGCGAAGATTCTCATGTTGTCCACGCTTGGCGACACTCGTGTCGATGCCCTCAACTGTGGCGAGGCGCTTTCGGCGATCCTGCTGGAGTGCACGATGGCCGGACTGGCCACCTGTCCCGTCACCCACGTCACGGAGCTGGAAGCCAGCCGGGACATGATCCGCGACCTCGCGACCGGTCTCGCCGCGGTACCGCAGGTGTTGATCAGAGTCGGCATCGAACCGGAAGGCGAGCTGGCTCCCGAACCGACGCCGCGCAAACCGGTACACGAGGTGTTGGAGATTCGTGGCTAG
- a CDS encoding nitroreductase family deazaflavin-dependent oxidoreductase — translation MIEHTGRRSGAHYATPVATERVSDGFIVPLPYGVDVDWLRNVLAAGHATIRADGQSYRVVEPEIISAASATPQLRPERRRTYDLFRIQNYLKVKSEQT, via the coding sequence GTGATTGAGCACACCGGCCGGCGTTCCGGCGCGCACTATGCGACTCCGGTAGCCACGGAACGGGTGTCGGACGGGTTCATCGTTCCGCTGCCCTATGGGGTCGACGTCGATTGGCTCCGGAATGTCCTTGCCGCCGGGCACGCGACCATCCGGGCTGATGGGCAAAGCTATCGAGTGGTCGAACCCGAAATCATCTCCGCCGCATCGGCAACCCCCCAGCTTCGGCCCGAGCGGCGACGCACCTACGACCTGTTCAGAATACAGAATTACCTCAAGGTGAAGTCCGAACAGACCTAA
- a CDS encoding universal stress protein: MFDRYPPKSVVVGVDGSAAAIRAARWAVDEVAGTDIPLRLLYTKSDDNASPRQARLAVAAAEQVVRDAYDAVEQIGKPVKVETEIVDGGPVAALIAASRSTTLLCVGDTGASMRPNVWLGSTAKELAQSSHCSVAIVRGDPRDTGARLIVAYVDESPEGTDVLELAIHEARHRGVPLRVLVATPPRSGDSHLKRCTDNYPEVDIDTVVLQVSLVDYLAAHAEAIQLVVVGAAPTPAVEQLLGTPGAEALRESDLSLLVVGFQRPGR; the protein is encoded by the coding sequence ATGTTTGATCGGTACCCACCGAAGTCCGTCGTCGTTGGGGTGGACGGTTCGGCAGCCGCGATCCGGGCCGCTCGGTGGGCGGTCGATGAAGTCGCCGGGACCGACATTCCGCTGCGTCTGCTCTACACCAAGAGCGACGACAATGCCAGTCCGCGGCAAGCGCGACTGGCCGTGGCCGCGGCGGAGCAGGTCGTCCGCGACGCATACGACGCGGTTGAACAGATCGGCAAGCCGGTCAAGGTCGAAACGGAGATCGTCGACGGCGGGCCGGTGGCGGCACTCATCGCTGCTTCGCGATCCACGACGTTGCTGTGTGTCGGAGACACCGGGGCCTCGATGCGCCCGAACGTCTGGCTGGGTTCGACTGCGAAAGAACTCGCACAATCGAGCCACTGTTCGGTGGCTATCGTCCGGGGAGATCCTCGCGACACCGGCGCCCGCTTGATCGTGGCGTACGTAGACGAATCGCCGGAAGGCACAGATGTTCTGGAGCTGGCGATTCACGAGGCCCGACATCGCGGCGTCCCACTGCGGGTGCTGGTAGCAACGCCGCCGCGATCCGGTGACTCGCATCTGAAGCGTTGTACGGACAACTACCCCGAGGTCGACATCGACACGGTTGTTCTGCAAGTGTCCCTCGTCGACTACCTTGCTGCGCATGCCGAAGCCATTCAGTTGGTCGTAGTCGGCGCCGCCCCGACCCCGGCAGTCGAGCAATTGCTCGGCACTCCCGGCGCTGAAGCTCTGCGGGAAAGCGACTTGTCCTTGCTTGTGGTCGGTTTCCAGCGGCCTGGCCGCTAA
- a CDS encoding Hsp20/alpha crystallin family protein, whose translation MNTLAVRRHPASIFPDLSELFAGLPTMAGLRPAFDTRVMRLEDEMKDGRYIVRAELPGVDPAKDIDITVREGQLSIKAERTEKKDFDGRSEFSYGSFVRTVSLPAGADEDNIQATYDKGILTVSMAVLEPKATERRVTVQSAN comes from the coding sequence ATGAACACTCTTGCCGTTCGGCGCCACCCCGCGTCGATCTTCCCTGACCTATCAGAACTGTTCGCAGGCCTTCCCACGATGGCCGGATTGCGCCCCGCCTTCGACACCCGCGTGATGCGGCTGGAGGACGAGATGAAGGACGGCCGCTACATCGTGCGCGCGGAGCTGCCGGGGGTCGACCCGGCCAAGGACATCGACATCACAGTGCGCGAGGGCCAATTGAGCATCAAGGCCGAGCGCACCGAGAAGAAGGATTTTGATGGACGCTCGGAGTTCTCTTACGGGTCGTTCGTTCGGACCGTGTCGTTGCCGGCGGGCGCTGACGAAGACAACATCCAAGCCACCTACGACAAGGGCATCTTGACGGTTTCGATGGCGGTTTTGGAGCCGAAGGCAACCGAACGCCGCGTCACGGTGCAATCCGCGAACTGA
- a CDS encoding erythromycin esterase family protein encodes MTRAADITRRSPRRVFRDRREAGRVLANLLSAYRDQPNVVVLGLARGGLPVAWEVAAALHAPLDAFIVRKLGAPGHEEFAVGALASGGRVVVNDDVIRALQISPGQLRAVAEREGRELVRREAAYRGGRPPLDVTGKTVILVDDGLATGASMFAAVQALRESEPAQLVIAVPAAPESTCREFAGLVDDVVCASMPTPFLAVGESFWDFRQVTDDEVHQLLATATTDQTTTSAQVLTAAEVLSSVAIDAPSGVPPRATLEELIGDARIVLIGESSHGTHEFYEARATITKWLIEEKGFCAVAAEADWPDAYRVNRYVRGLGVDETADAALLGFERFPAWMWRNTVVRDFVDWLRVRNQQCESGRQRQAGFYGLDLYSLHRSIQEVVTYLDRVDPKAAMRARNRYACFDHASADDGQAYGFAAAFGAGPSCESEAVEQLVDIQRNALSYARRGGLLAEDELFYAQQNAHTVRNAEEYYRAMFSGRVNSWNLRDKHMAETLDALLRHLDRHDGAPPGRIVVWAHNSHVGDARATEVFSEGQLTLGQLVRQRYGDESRLIGFSTYAGTVTAASDWGGIAERKAVRPALNGSIEELLHETGRSSFLVSADLRPEAADPLSVVRLGRAIGVIYRPETERQSHYFHVRPADQFDAMIHIDRTRALEPLEPTSLWIAGETPETYPSGL; translated from the coding sequence ATGACTAGAGCAGCTGATATCACCCGGCGCTCGCCGCGCCGGGTGTTCCGCGACCGTCGCGAGGCAGGCCGGGTGCTGGCAAACCTCTTGAGCGCCTACCGCGACCAACCCAACGTCGTCGTCCTGGGGCTGGCCAGGGGCGGGCTGCCGGTGGCATGGGAGGTGGCGGCAGCGCTGCACGCACCGTTGGACGCCTTTATCGTGCGAAAGCTCGGCGCTCCCGGGCATGAAGAATTCGCGGTCGGGGCGTTGGCAAGCGGTGGCCGAGTAGTGGTCAACGACGACGTGATTCGGGCCTTGCAGATCTCGCCGGGACAATTGCGTGCCGTCGCCGAGCGTGAAGGCCGCGAGCTGGTCCGCCGTGAGGCCGCATATCGCGGCGGACGCCCGCCCCTCGACGTGACCGGCAAGACGGTCATCCTCGTCGACGACGGGTTAGCCACCGGCGCAAGCATGTTCGCGGCGGTACAAGCGCTCCGCGAATCTGAGCCCGCTCAGCTCGTAATCGCGGTGCCGGCGGCCCCGGAATCTACCTGCCGGGAATTCGCGGGCCTGGTCGACGATGTGGTCTGCGCGAGTATGCCCACCCCATTCCTCGCGGTGGGGGAGTCGTTCTGGGATTTTCGGCAGGTCACGGACGACGAGGTTCACCAGCTGCTCGCCACTGCGACGACGGATCAAACGACAACGTCGGCACAGGTGCTGACGGCCGCCGAGGTGCTCAGCAGCGTGGCCATCGATGCTCCATCGGGTGTTCCGCCGCGCGCGACGCTGGAGGAGTTGATAGGTGACGCTCGAATCGTGTTGATCGGCGAGAGTTCGCATGGGACGCACGAGTTTTACGAGGCTCGGGCAACCATCACGAAATGGCTGATCGAGGAGAAGGGATTCTGTGCCGTAGCCGCCGAGGCCGACTGGCCCGATGCCTATCGGGTGAATCGGTACGTGCGGGGTCTCGGCGTGGACGAGACGGCCGACGCAGCGTTGCTCGGGTTCGAACGATTTCCGGCCTGGATGTGGCGCAACACGGTCGTTCGTGACTTCGTCGATTGGCTGCGCGTACGCAACCAGCAGTGCGAGTCAGGGCGTCAGCGGCAAGCCGGCTTTTACGGACTTGACCTCTACAGCCTGCATCGGTCCATCCAGGAAGTGGTGACCTACCTGGATAGAGTCGACCCGAAGGCGGCGATGCGAGCCCGAAATCGTTACGCATGCTTCGATCATGCTTCGGCGGATGATGGTCAGGCCTACGGCTTCGCGGCGGCGTTCGGGGCCGGTCCGTCGTGCGAAAGCGAAGCGGTCGAACAGCTGGTTGACATTCAGCGCAACGCCTTGTCCTATGCGCGCCGGGGCGGACTGCTTGCCGAGGACGAGCTTTTCTACGCCCAGCAAAATGCACACACGGTACGCAACGCCGAGGAGTACTACCGTGCGATGTTCAGCGGTCGGGTGAACTCGTGGAACCTGCGCGACAAGCACATGGCCGAGACGCTCGACGCGCTGTTGAGGCACCTGGACCGTCACGACGGCGCTCCACCTGGTCGAATAGTGGTGTGGGCGCACAACTCTCATGTGGGCGACGCGCGGGCCACCGAGGTGTTCTCTGAAGGACAACTCACGCTGGGGCAACTGGTCCGGCAGCGATATGGCGATGAGTCACGCCTGATCGGATTCAGTACGTACGCAGGCACCGTGACCGCCGCGAGCGATTGGGGCGGAATCGCGGAACGCAAAGCTGTGCGGCCCGCGCTGAACGGCAGCATCGAAGAACTGCTACACGAGACGGGTCGAAGCTCCTTCCTGGTGTCGGCAGACCTGCGCCCGGAAGCCGCCGATCCGCTCAGCGTCGTTCGGTTGGGCCGCGCCATCGGGGTGATCTATCGGCCGGAAACGGAGCGGCAAAGTCATTACTTCCATGTCCGGCCCGCGGACCAGTTCGACGCGATGATCCATATCGACCGGACTCGGGCACTCGAACCGCTGGAGCCGACGAGTCTGTGGATCGCCGGCGAAACACCGGAAACATACCCGTCCGGGTTGTAA
- the dosR gene encoding hypoxia response regulator transcription factor DosR/DevR, producing the protein MVKVFLVDDHEVVRRGLADLLAADPELEVIGDAGSVSEALVRIPALQPDVAVLDVRLPDGNGIELCRDLLSDLPELRCLMLTSFTSDEAMLEAILAGASGYVVKDIRGMELAQAIKDVGAGKSLLDNRAAAALMAKLRGNAEQKDPLSGLTDRERTLLGLLSEGLTNRQIAARMFLAEKTVKNYVSRLLAKLGMERRTQAAVFASRLDQRPTRPTTST; encoded by the coding sequence ATGGTAAAGGTATTCCTGGTCGACGACCACGAAGTCGTTCGTCGCGGACTTGCCGACCTGTTGGCAGCGGACCCCGAGCTCGAGGTCATCGGCGATGCGGGCTCCGTGTCAGAAGCGCTGGTCCGCATACCCGCGTTGCAACCCGACGTCGCGGTGCTCGACGTGCGCCTTCCGGACGGCAACGGCATCGAATTGTGCCGCGACCTGCTGTCTGACCTTCCTGAGTTGCGCTGCCTGATGTTGACTTCGTTCACCTCTGACGAGGCGATGCTCGAGGCGATCCTGGCCGGCGCCAGCGGTTATGTCGTCAAAGACATCAGGGGCATGGAATTGGCGCAGGCAATCAAGGACGTCGGCGCCGGGAAGTCACTGCTCGACAACCGGGCGGCCGCCGCCTTGATGGCGAAGCTGAGGGGCAACGCCGAGCAGAAGGATCCGCTGTCGGGATTGACCGACCGCGAGCGAACCCTGCTCGGGCTGCTCAGCGAGGGATTGACCAACCGGCAGATCGCCGCGCGAATGTTCCTGGCCGAGAAGACGGTGAAGAACTACGTATCCCGGCTGCTGGCCAAGCTCGGCATGGAGCGGCGGACCCAGGCAGCAGTATTCGCCTCGAGGCTGGACCAACGACCCACGCGGCCGACCACGAGTACGTAA
- a CDS encoding GAF domain-containing sensor histidine kinase, producing MHQQLDELLASRDQMERLLEVIVEIGSDLDDLDATLRRIVVAARKLTSAPYGALAIRDRDGMLISFVHEGIDVDHARRIGHLPVGKGVLSLSLFDTPALRLDDLTRHPAAVGFPEHHPAMQAFLGVPITIRGKIFGNLYLTHDEPGCLFSESDEMAARALAFAAAVAIDNARLFERERTAAKWMEASREITTALLSTVGPSRTPLQIIAEKAYALTEAEQAIVLVPDDDDLPIDEIDTLVISAAVGLNASEVIGQRIPVDASTSGAVFRSGEPLITEALSYPIQAFTDVGQRSAILMPLRAQDQVAGVIVVARGSERQPFDDTYLDLVSDFATHAAIALMLAAGRENTRQLTLVAERERIAHDLHDHVIQRLFAAGMDLQGTVARVRSTEVADRLNRTLDDLQTIIEEIRTTIFQLKSPSGNGGGFRNRIQRAVADLTEGRDIVTTVRMHGPMTAIGGDLADHAEAVTAEAISNAVRHSGASRLTIEVHVGDMLTVEIVDNGCGIPVDNPRRSGLANMLYRAEQVGGRCDISNAPGGGTRVCWTAPLTDH from the coding sequence ATGCACCAGCAACTCGACGAGTTGCTGGCATCGCGCGATCAGATGGAGCGGCTGCTTGAGGTGATCGTCGAGATCGGCTCCGATCTCGACGATCTCGATGCAACCCTGCGTCGCATCGTCGTCGCGGCTCGGAAGCTGACCTCTGCGCCGTACGGCGCCCTGGCGATACGTGACCGCGATGGAATGTTGATCTCGTTTGTTCACGAAGGAATCGATGTCGACCATGCGCGACGAATCGGCCATCTGCCGGTTGGCAAGGGAGTTCTCAGCCTGTCGCTGTTCGACACGCCGGCTCTGCGTTTGGATGACCTGACACGGCACCCGGCCGCGGTTGGGTTCCCCGAGCACCATCCTGCGATGCAAGCCTTCCTTGGCGTGCCGATCACCATCCGCGGAAAAATATTCGGCAACCTCTATCTCACCCACGACGAGCCGGGTTGCCTATTCTCCGAATCCGACGAAATGGCAGCTCGCGCACTGGCATTCGCGGCTGCGGTCGCCATCGACAATGCGCGACTCTTTGAGCGTGAGCGCACGGCGGCGAAGTGGATGGAGGCAAGCCGCGAAATCACCACCGCGCTTCTGTCTACCGTCGGACCCAGCCGGACTCCGCTGCAAATAATCGCCGAAAAGGCTTATGCGCTAACCGAAGCCGAACAGGCGATCGTGCTTGTTCCGGACGATGACGATTTGCCGATAGACGAAATTGACACGCTGGTCATCTCCGCAGCGGTAGGATTGAACGCCTCAGAGGTTATCGGCCAACGGATTCCGGTGGATGCTTCCACCAGCGGCGCGGTGTTCCGCTCCGGTGAACCACTGATCACCGAAGCCCTGAGTTACCCGATCCAGGCATTCACCGACGTAGGACAGCGAAGCGCAATCTTAATGCCGCTGCGCGCCCAGGACCAGGTCGCCGGGGTGATTGTCGTCGCCCGCGGCTCGGAGCGACAACCGTTCGATGACACCTACCTGGACCTGGTAAGCGATTTCGCAACACACGCCGCGATAGCGCTGATGCTGGCGGCGGGTCGCGAGAACACGCGGCAACTGACGCTGGTGGCCGAGCGAGAGCGCATTGCCCACGACTTGCACGACCATGTCATCCAACGGCTATTCGCCGCGGGGATGGACCTACAGGGCACGGTGGCCAGGGTGCGTTCAACCGAGGTTGCCGACCGGCTGAACCGCACCCTCGACGATCTCCAAACGATCATCGAGGAGATCCGCACGACCATCTTCCAGCTGAAGTCGCCGTCCGGAAATGGCGGTGGATTTCGAAATCGCATTCAACGAGCGGTTGCCGACCTCACCGAGGGCCGCGACATCGTCACGACGGTGCGGATGCACGGACCGATGACCGCGATCGGCGGCGATCTCGCCGACCACGCGGAGGCAGTGACCGCCGAAGCCATCAGCAACGCGGTTCGCCACTCCGGTGCTTCACGTCTCACGATCGAGGTCCATGTCGGAGACATGCTGACGGTTGAGATCGTCGACAACGGTTGTGGCATACCCGTTGACAATCCCCGCCGCAGCGGCCTGGCGAATATGCTCTACCGCGCCGAGCAGGTCGGCGGTCGCTGCGACATCAGCAACGCGCCCGGTGGCGGTACCCGAGTCTGCTGGACCGCCCCCTTGACCGATCACTAA
- a CDS encoding GNAT family N-acetyltransferase, translated as MSHQLAEYSATARLLDGRLVSLRRLTAQDADATLALHQHLTEFERYYRFFTLNQIDLEHLVQTITEPSQDRYSLGAFDIDRLIGVAHYVAVRDDPEVAEIAIAVAHDDHSLGVGTALLKHLAHVARAHGIKRFTADILSENHLMLTVLFGLGWRCNPTYYGAIHHVEVELPDDLDELPSGAQAIS; from the coding sequence ATGAGTCATCAGTTGGCGGAATACTCCGCCACTGCTCGACTGCTCGACGGACGGCTGGTGTCGCTGCGCCGCCTCACCGCTCAAGACGCCGATGCGACATTGGCGCTTCATCAGCATCTCACCGAGTTCGAGCGCTACTACCGTTTCTTCACGCTGAACCAGATCGATCTCGAGCACCTCGTCCAAACTATTACCGAGCCTTCCCAAGATCGATACTCGCTCGGCGCATTCGACATCGACCGGTTGATCGGTGTGGCACACTACGTCGCCGTCCGCGATGATCCCGAAGTTGCCGAAATCGCAATCGCAGTCGCCCACGACGATCACTCGCTCGGCGTGGGAACAGCCTTACTCAAGCATCTCGCGCATGTCGCGCGTGCTCACGGAATTAAACGATTCACAGCCGATATTTTGAGCGAGAATCATCTCATGCTCACCGTGCTGTTCGGCCTTGGCTGGCGTTGTAACCCAACGTATTACGGAGCGATTCACCACGTCGAAGTCGAGTTACCAGATGACCTCGACGAGTTGCCATCGGGTGCGCAAGCGATCTCGTAG